From Argopecten irradians isolate NY chromosome 2, Ai_NY, whole genome shotgun sequence, the proteins below share one genomic window:
- the LOC138315016 gene encoding ELL-associated factor 1-like produces the protein MASDKSLHVDNKVHELKFGGSFDSKSKEAFHSIRYDFKPASVDTTKDALLEVGEGHQVSITVPHVEGSGTTHTVYSGNKRECPKECVLIIDHATGTFTLERLTNNIQLKKTRIEGSSKASLAGRPLTPVDANNKQKTSSPVKPKVAAPVHISPPTNTESPSITPTQTEEAKDMLIGEISDSSDDSDSESSSDDESSKAPPPNLPSSGGGMKSYGSLLRTDLQLSDPSSSDSD, from the exons ATGGCGAGCGATAAAAGCTTACATGTCGATAACAAAGTTCACGAACTGAAGTTTGGAGGAAGTTTTGACTCAAAATCGAAAGAAGCATTTCACTCCATAAGGT ATGATTTCAAGCCGGCTTCAGTAGATACAACAAAGGATGCATTATTAGAAGTTGGGGAAGGACATCAGGTGTCTATCACCGTGCCACACGTAGag GGATCAGGCACTACTCACACTGTTTACAGTGGAAACAAACGAGAGTGTCCAAAGGAATGTGTCCTGATTATTGACCATGCCACCGGTACATTTACACTGGAGCGACTTACAAATAACATACAGCTCAAGAAAACCAG AATTGAAGGAAGCAGTAAAGCCTCACTGGCTGGACGACCTTTGACCCCTGTTGATGCAAACAACAAACAGAAAACCTCGTCGCCTGTGAAACCGAAGGTGGCAGCACCTGTTCATATCAGCCCTCCAACAAATACAGAATCACCCTCCATTACCCCTACGCAGACAGAGGAGGCCAAAG acatgCTGATTGGTGAGATCAGTGACAGCAGTGATGATAGTGACTCGGAAAGTTCTAGTGATGATGAATCAAGTAAAG cACCTCCCCCAAATCTGCCGTCATCTGGAGGTGGTATGAAGTCCTATGGCTCATTACTCA GGACAGATCTGCAGTTAAGTGACCCCAGTAGCAGTGATAGTGACTAA
- the LOC138316569 gene encoding uncharacterized protein, translating to MWKGLPCSSDDFKTTLTDHGVCYTFNEGRNNEFISSVGVENGLRLTLNVEQYEYMPGPHDAAGVKMLLHANGEVPRVHALGQAVSTGAHVFVGVKVFSISNLPEPHGRCSEHQLEYVDQFTMDACQMDCLTTLAKGRCGCRHMYMFHKNGDPPVCTVYQYYTCLKSLIDEFPSIHDKHCDCPVPCNFVLYEPDISYASTSEYAVNKFLNNNDKDVLSEVLLRATEVSSRMENSTFNRTVTLSRNLENKLVEVDHLLSDVLTSMLDNLTMLLNNSYSETLDVYSKKEDLYRFQKYIIQKNFIRAKDAMEERAIHIVPLAYAEFILTIESRIRMLANENFTDHSARIMMHDTTTLMLQNRKQIIKIAYSNYSKLINAYDTGSPIFNYSFEGRSRRYNDPATPKHLIMEARVHNSYAIRYGERYGRYLSRTIQKLDYLQELLDIAYTNSTLDEDRMFDYREGFKFYMRNFVFARSVFYFDTIEWPVGILQKRLEDLNTIWIQYTSLMENIQQSLNSMLSELNKTETLFLNPLRKVRRDIRLYINGGNVTKMEIVDLLTSQIIQDGMSEFRKFFQAIRVRETNLVDWINRMEEDVIHIWQTVVQDIDSIRYYEYMQYSQFLRNFSDVAIEIKSTFYEIQAMSELSQTVDNKDALFLDVLDKFIADAKAYKNSIKIDSDFIKNNVLKLDIFYRQMSYEEINQQEAYDLFALLCDIGGSMGLFLGASVLSIVEVWDLILVQIFAKFGRLYESSFSSKNDRVVPFK from the exons ATGTGGAAAGGCTTACCATGTAGCTCTGACGATTTCAAAACTACGTTGACGGATCATGGTGTGTGTTACACGTTCAACGAAGGAAGGAATAATGAGTTCATTTCGTCTGTCG GAGTTGAGAACGGTCTACGACTGACTCTTAACGTGGAACAGTACGAGTATATGCCCGGGCCACACGATGCGGCGGGGGTGAAGATGTTGCTTCACGCCAATGGTGAAGTACCACGTGTACATGCGCTAGGTCAGGCCGTGTCGACGGGTGCCCATGTCTTCGTTGGTGTCAAGGTGTTCAGT ATAAGTAACCTGCCTGAGCCGCATGGCAGATGTAGTGAACATCAGCTGGAATACGTTGACCAGTTTACTATGGACGCTTGCCAGATGGATTGTCTAACGACACTTGCCAAGGGCAGATGTGGGTGTCGACATATGTACATGTTCCATAAAAATG GGGATCCGCCCGTGTGCACTGTGTATCAATATTACACCTGTTTGAAATCGCTGATAG ACGAGTTCCCCAGTATCCATGATAAACACTGTGATTGTCCTGTGCCCTGTAACTTTGTCCTGTACGAGCCGGATATATCCTATGCTTCCACCTCCGAGTACGCTGTCAACAAGTTCCTAAACAACAATGACAAAG ATGTCCTGTCAGAAGTGCTACTCAGGGCTACAGAAGTGTCCTCAAGGATGGAAAATTCTACATTTAATAGAACAGTCACTCTGTCCAGGAACCTCGAGAACAAATTGGTTGAGGTGGATCATCTTCTATCTGACGTCCTTACGAGCATGCTGGATAATCTTACTATGCTTCTGAATAACAGCTATTCTGAAACACTAGATGTATATTCCAAAAAAGAGGATCTTTACAGGTTTCAGAAATACATTATACAAAAGAACTTCATTCGCGCAAAAGACGCCATGGAAGAACGTGCCATCCACATTGTGCCCCTGGCTTACGCCGAGTTCATCCTTACTATCGAGAGTAGGATAAGAATGCTGGCAAATGAGAACTTCACAGATCATTCCGCCAGGATAATGATGCATGACACGACCACATTAATGCTACAGAATcgtaaacaaataataaaaatagcaTACAGCAATTATTCCAAGCTTATCAACGCATACGATACAGGCTCGCCTATCTTTAACTATTCGTTTGAAGGGCGAAGTCGTCGGTACAACGATCCAGCGACACCAAAACATCTGATCATGGAGGCGCGTGTACACAACAGCTATGCCATCAGATACGGAGAGAGATATGGTCGATATCTCAGTAGAACTATTCAAAAATTGGATTATCTACAGGAACTCTTAGACATCGCATATACGAATTCTACATTGGATGAAGACCGAATGTTTGACTACAGAGAaggtttcaaattttatatgcgTAATTTTGTTTTCGCGAGAAGTGTATTCTACTTTGATACAATAGAGTGGCCTGTTGGAATCCTTCAGAAACGTTTAGAAGACCTCAACACAATATGGATACAATACACATCTCTCATGGAAAATATTCAACAAAGTTTAAATTCAATGCTTTCTGAACTTAACAAAACTGAAACGCTGTTTTTAAACCCGTTACGTAAGGTCAGACGAGATATCCGGCTTTATATAAATGGCGGGAATGTTACTAAAATGGAAATTGTAGATTTACTGACGTCACAGATAATACAAGATGGTATGTCAGAATTCAGGAAGTTTTTCCAAGCTATACGGGTGCGCGAAACGAACCTCGTGGATTGGATCAATCGTATGGAGGAGGACGTGATACACATATGGCAGACTGTTGTACAGGATATTGATTCTATTCGATATTATGAGTACATGCAGTACTCACAATTTCTCCGAAACTTTTCTGATGTCgcaattgaaataaaatcaacattCTATGAAATACAGGCCATGAGTGAACTGTCTCAAACTGTTGATAATAAAGACGCCTTGTTTTTGGATGTGCTTGATAAATTCATAGCCGACGCAAAAGCTTATAAGAACTCAATCAAAATTGACAGCGACTTTATCAA AAACAATGTACTAAAACTCGATATATTCTACCGTCAGATGAGCTATGAGGAAATAAACCAACAGGAGGCTTATGATCTCTTCGCCTTGCTTT GCGATATTGGTGGATCTATGGGGCTGTTCCTGGGCGCCAGCGTTCTCTCCATAGTCGAGGTGTGGGATCTCATTCTGGTGCAAATCTTCGCCAAATTCGGACGCTTGTATGAATCATCGTTTTCATCGAAAAACGACAGAGTAGTCCCATTTAAATGA